A genomic region of Arachis stenosperma cultivar V10309 chromosome 9, arast.V10309.gnm1.PFL2, whole genome shotgun sequence contains the following coding sequences:
- the LOC130951018 gene encoding LOW QUALITY PROTEIN: tRNA nucleotidyltransferase cca2-like (The sequence of the model RefSeq protein was modified relative to this genomic sequence to represent the inferred CDS: inserted 1 base in 1 codon): MKFTLKTATTHFFLTRFSLLRTPTVTTIPLPLLNYPLPTRTTTTTISTPSFPIYCACAPMSIATQHILQVRXKIELSDIERRIFDRLLATLRHFNLQTQLRVAGGWVRDKLLGKDCYDIDIALDNMMGTEFVDKVREYLLSIGEDAQGVCVIESNPDQSKHLETARMNLFDMWIDFVNLRSEEYTENSRIPSKQSFGTPEEDAYRRDLTINSLFYNINTGSVEDFTKRGISDLKSGRIVTPLPPKATFLDDPLRVLRAIRFGARFEFTLDEDLKVAAASGDVKDALAAKISRERIGTEVDLMISGNQPVKAMTYICDLTLFWTVFSLPPEFEPTISDGCERLCIAYLDTAWNLVHLLKESTFTDEERRLSLFAALFLPLKNTTYQVKKAKVVPVVNYIIRDSLKRKSKDAEMVLDLHRASQKFLSLIPCLASNEGLQSDDVDWMRRLIDDVSVASRVRVLTGFLLRELKDLWRVALLVSILLHPIDINNIEDESLQLHKRIDLFNTVETAIIKLGLNKVWEVKPLISGKDVMNVLQLKGGGPLVKEWLEKSMAWQLANPSGTSEECIDWLREANSKRVKLE; this comes from the exons ATGAAATTCACTTTGAAAACTGCAACCACCCATTTCTTCCTCACTAGATTCTCACTCTTACGCACACCAACTGTTACGACtattcctcttcctcttcttaaCTATCCCCTTCcaacaagaacaacaacaaccaccATCTCTACGCCGTCGTTTCCAATTTACTGCGCCTGCGCACCAATGTCGATTGCCACTCAGCACATTCTTCAGGTGA GAAAAATCGAACTTTCGGACATTGAGCGCAGAATCTTCGATAGGCTTCTCGCCACTCTCCGCCACTTCAACCTCCAAACTCAGCTCCGCGTCGCCGGCGGCTGGGTACGCGACAAg CTCCTGGGGAAGGATTGCTATGACATTGATATCGCTCTTGACAATATGATGGGCACTGAGTTTGTCGACAAGGTGAGGGAGTACTTGTTGTCCATCGGTGAAGATGCTCAGGGTGTTTGTGTTATTGAGTC CAATCCTGACCAGTCGAAACATTTGGAGACAGCAAGAATGAATTTGTTTGATATGTGGATTGATTTTGTTAACTTAAGGAGTGAAGAGTATACTGAGAATAGCCGCATTCCTTCTAAG CAAAGCTTTGGCACACCTGAAGAGGATGCATATAGGAGGGATTTGACAATTAACAG CTTATTCTACAACATCAACACTGGCTCGGTTGAAGATTTCACGAAGAGAG GGATCTCAGACCTTAAGTCTGGAAGGATAGTGACTCCTTTACCTCCTAAGGCCACCTTTCTTGATGACCCTTTACGAGTTCTTCGAGCCATTAGATTTg GTGCTAGATTTGAATTCACTTTAGATGAAGATCTGAAAGTAGCTGCTGCATCTGGTGATGTGAAAGATGCTCTTGCTGCTAAAATTAGCAGAGAGCGCATTGGAACAGAG GTTGATCTTATGATATCCGGAAATCAACCTGTCAAAGCAATGACTTATATTTGTGATCTGACATTATTTTGGACTGTGTTCAGTCTTCCTCCAGAGTTTGAACCTACTATTTCAGATGGATGTGAAAG ACTTTGCATTGCTTACTTGGATACTGCATGGAACCTTGTCCATTTACTCAAAGAGTCGACCTTTACA GATGAAGAAAGGAGGTTGTCACTTTTTGCTGCTTTGTTTCTCCCACTTAAAAATACCACTTACCAAGTAAAGAAAGCGAAGGTG GTTCCTGTTGTCAATTATATTATTCGTGACTCACTCAAGCGAAAATCCAAGGACGCAGAAATG GTGCTTGATTTACACCGAGCATCGCAGAAATTCTTGTCATTGATTCCTTGTCTTGCATCTAATGAGGGTTTGCAATCTGATGATGTTGATTGGATGAGACGATTGATTGATGATGTCTCTGTTGCTTCCAGAGTCCGGGTTCTAACAG GTTTTCTCTTGAGGGAGCTTAAAGATTTATGGAGAGTTGCACTATTGGTATCCATATTATTACATCCCATTGACATTAACAACATTGAGGATGAATCCTTACAATTGCACAAACGGATAGATCTATTTAATACAGTGGAGACTGCTATAATAAAACTAG GCCTCAACAAAGTTTGGGAGGTGAAGCCATTGATCAGTGGCAAAGATGTTATGAATGTCTTACAGCTTAAAGGAGGAGGACCACTGGTTAAGGAGTGG CTAGAAAAATCAATGGCATGGCAACTTGCCAATCCTTCTGGAACTAGTGAGGAATGCATTGACTGGTTAAGAGAAGCCAATTCTAAGCGTGTAAAGTtggagtga
- the LOC130947539 gene encoding receptor homology region, transmembrane domain- and RING domain-containing protein 2, translating to MIFNQKLCPFVLFKSFALMGTSNLLLFLFSLLGLCALSAAKVVLIGNNITLSFDDIEANFAPTIKGSGECGVLYSAEPLDACTDLSNKAPQLPNASLPFVLMIRGGCSFEEKVRRAQAAGYKAAIVYDNEDSGVLVAMAGNSAGIRIHAVFISKASGELLKEYAGRTDVELWLIPSFENSAWSIMAISFISLLAMSAVLATCFFVRRHRIRRERPQASRVREFHGMSSRLVKAMPSLIFTAVLEDNCTSRTCAICLEDYCVGEKLRILPCCHKFHAICVDSWLTSWRTFCPVCKRDARTGLSEPPPSESTPLLSASPASVSSSILSSTRSSLASSPAIQIARPPSHASSVSRNHSLASTPYVQPSYRSYRQSPSLSISRSSVDLRNASQRSLASHLNSPHSMGYPSLSSLNSRFMSAYVPSPSNASVSILGSSSHRQHPLRYSESAASFSPFASANSLPEC from the exons atgattttcaACCAAAAGCTTTGCCCCTTtgttcttttcaaatcttttgcACTGATGGGTACCTCgaatcttctcctctttctcttctctctgcTGGGTTTGTGTGCTTTGTCAGCTGCCAAAGTGGTGCTGATTGGGAACAACATCACTCTCTCCTTCGATGATATCGAAGCTAATTTCG CTCCGACGATCAAAGGGTCTGGAGAATGTGGGGTCTTATATTCGGCAGAGCCACTTGATGCTTGCACTGACCTCTCGAACAAAGCTCCACAACTTCCGAATGCGAGTTTGCCTTTTGTTTTGATGATTAGGGGAGGATGTAGCTTTGAGGAAAAGGTCAGAAGAGCACAAGCGGCTGGCTACAAAGCTGCAATTGTCTATGACAATGAGGATAGTGGTGTCTTGGTTGCAA TGGCAGGAAATTCTGCTGGCATAAGAATACATGCTGTGTTTATATCAAAAGCTTCAGGTGAATTACTAAAGGAATATGCCGGAAGGACTGATGTGGAGCTATGGCTTATTCCAAGTTTTGAGAACTCAGCATGGTCAATCATGGCAATTTCATTTATTTCCCTACTAGCAATGTCTGCTGTGCTTGCCACCTGTTTCTTTGTTCGTAGGCATCGCATAAGAAGGGAAAGGCCTCAAGCTTCTCGTGTTCGTGAATTTCATGGTATGAGTAGTCGCCTAGTGAAAGCAATGCCTAGTTTGATATTTACTGCAGTCTTAGAAGACAACTGTACCTCAAGAACATGTGCCATATGTCTTGAAGATTATTGTGTTGGAGAGAAGCTCAGGATACTTCCTTGTTGTCACA AGTTTCATGCTATATGCGTGGATTCTTGGCTTACCTCATGGAGAACATTTTGCCCAGTTTGTAAGCGTGATGCAAGAACTGGTTTAAGCGAACCTCCGCCTTCTGAATCCACGCCTTTGCTTTCGGCCAGCCCAGCATCTGTATCATCCTCCATCTTATCTTCTACAAGGTCATCATTAGCGTCATCCCCAGCTATTCAAATTGCTCGTCCACCTTCACATGCCTCGTCCGTTTCTCGCAACCACTCATTAGCTAGCACCCCTTATGTTCAGCCGTCTTATAGGTCCTACCGACAATCCCCATCGCTAAGCATCAGTCGAAGCTCTGTAGACCTTAGGAATGCATCCCAAAGATCTCTAGCATCTCACTTGAATTCACCACATTCCATGGGCTACCCATCTTTGTCTTCTCTTAACTCAAGGTTCATGTCTGCTTATGTTCCAAGTCCAAGCAATGCTTCTGTAAGTATTCTCGGGTCATCAAGTCACCGACAGCATCCACTCCGATACAGTGAGTCAGCTGCGAGTTTCTCGCCATTTGCATCCGCAAACTCCCTCCcagagtgttaa
- the LOC130947540 gene encoding hevamine-A — MANKCNAILSLLLLLLVGTSHGGGIAIYWGQNGNEGTLSQACATAKYSHVNIAFLNNFGNGQTPQMNLAGHCNPSILNSCTKFSAEIKDCQSKGIKVLLSIGGGIGNYSLSSIQDARNVSKFLWNTFLGGKSPSRPLGDAVLDGIDFDIELGSTANWEHLARFLKAYSRRGREVYLAAAPQCPIPDRFLGTALNTGLFDFVWVQFYTNPPCSYANGNITNLLNSWSRWTNTVPATNIFLGLPAAPAAAGSGYIPPDVLTNQILPEIKKSPKYGGVMLWSRFYDVKNGYSDSIVSSV; from the coding sequence ATGGCAAACAAGTGTAATGCTATTTTgtccctcctcctcctcctccttgttGGAACATCACATGGAGGTGGCATAGCTATATACTGGGGTCAAAACGGCAATGAAGGAACCTTATCTCAAGCATGTGCCACTGCCAAATACTCCCACGTTAACATAGCATTCCTCAACAACTTTGGCAATGGCCAAACCCCACAAATGAACCTCGCTGGCCACTGCAACCCCTCCATCCTCAATTCATGCACCAAATTCAGTGCTGAAATCAAGGATTGCCAGAGCAAAGGGATCAAGGTTTTGCTCTCCATCGGCGGCGGCATCGGCAACTACTCCTTATCTTCAATTCAGGATGCAAGAAATGTATCAAAGTTCTTGTGGAACACTTTCTTGGGCGGCAAGTCACCTTCACGGCCGTTAGGGGATGCTGTTTTGGATGGCATAGACTTCGACATTGAGCTCGGGTCAACCGCAAATTGGGAGCACCTGGCGCGGTTCCTAAAGGCTTATAGCCGAAGAGGAAGGGAGGTGTACCTTGCTGCTGCTCCTCAGTGTCCAATTCCCGATAGGTTTTTAGGGACTGCCCTTAACACAGGGCTCTTCGACTTTGTTTGGGTTCAGTTCTATACCAACCCTCCTTGCTCTTATGCCAACGGTAACATAACTAATCTTCTCAATTCTTGGTCACGGTGGACGAATACTGTCCCCGCAACCAACATATTCTTGGGGCTGCCGGCTGCTCCGGCTGCGGCCGGGAGCGGTTACATTCCTCCTGATGTGTTGACTAATCAGATCCTGCCGGAGATCAAGAAGTCGCCAAAGTATGGAGGGGTGATGCTTTGGTCAAGATTCTATGATGTAAAGAATGGGTACAGTGACTCCATCGTTAGCAGCGTGTGA